One part of the Vicia villosa cultivar HV-30 ecotype Madison, WI linkage group LG6, Vvil1.0, whole genome shotgun sequence genome encodes these proteins:
- the LOC131610676 gene encoding myosin-binding protein 1-like, with protein sequence MATSSSTKKDSSSSSSSRWHNFSTRISTSLASALLEWLLILFLFITAVFSYVITKFASYCKLKAPCLFCSRIDHVLGKERNGYYLDLICSFHKSEISSLVYCCKHDKLVNIQGVCETCILSAATVDKSNAESSEFLVGDKSVEDESGSVFDQDHPLLGKSERTERTVPGHCSCCSERFALNCYDRNFVFTESRTRSREVDFDVADDGEIESSLYERISAKKVVSVRDQRVRNDRADPLSRVGYTELKINSDTESEYEVPLSDDDGVSVPVRRTDDTEEDIRVPLTDDTEEDKRVPCEYVELPSVDDSNEDLTSGKLGTSASVFEPLLSEPGMQVENTDICGIKTVAAAVESGNGLTELKWQKIERSAVCPSSSEATPFNNVPTLSNKTGVPVEVSKENDDLRTDEEGLTSEQGPSMESEENIKSGNKLKASEEGLEPTIASSDVGQQNPNLLDLGDAYKLAVGNRGRQLSGMLAEHWLGKDSSRVNEDLKILMSQFSATRGTDMSFNDISPRLSINSEEAKSSDVSNSTGMQILQKMISLERNESGLSLDGSIVGEIEGESPVDKLKRQVDHDRKLMNALYKELEEERNASAIAASQALAMITRLQEEKATLHMEALQHLRMMDEQSEYEMEALQNANDLLAEKEKEIEDLEAKVEFYRKNFPNETLLENTVEKNSEMKVKDIGLDHSQCTFVENNGSVPEKSVAENPNIYDKTDILLTSAEEKNIQSVKSSLVEFPDEKLYISQRLKKLEKQVYFFLNTHHSPDNLPNSENIGKEVPENSENLDNNLLTEDSLPSFKLNSDATIDDQSSKKPPVCKQNGEIESSGCSSPVLCENSDLASTRSVVSDFIERLQALEADHSFLEHTINLLSEGGEGLKLLQEIADRLQQLRMIGIRERDHPVA encoded by the exons ATGGCTACTAGTAGTAGCACCAAGaaagattcatcttcatcatcttcttctcggTGGCACAATTTTTCCACAAGAATTTCAACGTCTTTAGCTTCAGCTTTACTCGAATGGTTATTGATCCTTTTTCTCTTTATTACCGCTGTTTTCTCTTACGTTATTACTAAATTTGCTTCttactgtaaattgaaagcacCGTGTTTATTCTGTTCGAGAATTGATCATGTGTTAGGTAAAGAGAGAAACGGTTACTATTTGGATTTGATTTGTAGTTTTCATAAGTCTGAGATTTCTTCTTTAGTTTATTGCTGTAAACATGATAAGCTTGTTAACATTCAAGGTGTTTGTGAAACTTGCATATTATCTGCTGCGACCGTGGATAAATCGAATGCCGAGAGTTCGGAATTTTTGGTTGGTGATAAATCGGTGGAAGATGAATCTGGATCCGTGTTTGATCAGGATCATCCGTTACTCGGTAAGAGTGAACGGACCGAACGGACCGTTCCCGGACACTGTTCTTGTTGTAGTGAAAGATTTGCTTTGAATTGTTATGATAGGAATTTTGTATTCACGGAATCGAGGACTCGGTCTAGGGAGGTTGATTTTGATGTGGCGGATGATGGTGaaattgaaagcagtttatatgAGAGAATAAGTGCAAAGAAGGTTGTATCGGTTAGAGATCAACGGGTGAGAAATGATCGCGCGGATCCTTTGTCGCGTGTAGGTTATACCGAACTTAAGATTAATTCTGATACTGAGTCTGAATATGAAGTTCCTTTATCAGATGATGATGGTGTAAGTGTACCAGTTCGTAGAACAGATGATACTGAGGAAGATATAAGGGTTCCGTTAACAGATGATACCGAGGAAGATAAAAGGGTTCCATGTGAATATGTGGAGCTTCCCAGTGTTGATGATTCAAATGAGGATTTGACTTCTGGGAAGCTCGGGACTTCAGCTTCTGTGTTTGAGCCGTTGTTGTCGGAACCAGGAATGCAAGTAGAAAATACTGATATTTGTGGTATCAAAACTGTAGCAGCAGCAGTGGAAAGTGGGAATGGTTTGACAGAACTTAAATGGCAGAAGATTGAAAGAAGTGCTGTTTGTCCCTCCTCGAGTGAGGCTACTCCCTTTAATAATGTTCCTACATTATCGAATAAAACAGGAGTGCCTGTTGAAGTATCAAAGGAAAACG ATGATCTTAGAACTGATGAAGAGGGGTTAACGTCTGAGCAAGGACCCTCCATGGAAAGTGAAGAAAACATTAAGTCAGGCAATAAGCTAAAAGCATCTGAAGAAGGCTTAGAACCAACCATTGCTTCTAGTGATGTTGGTCAACAAAATCCAAATTTGCTTGAtcttggggatgcttataagctAGCTGTCGGTAATAGAGGAAGACAGTTGTCTGGCATGCTTGCAGAACATTGGCTCGGGAAGGATTCATCAAGAGTTAATGAAGATTTGAAGATATTAATGTCACAATTCTCTGCCACTCGAGGGACTGATATGTCTTTTAATGATATCAGTCCTAGGTTATCTATAAATAGCGAAGAAGCAAAGAGTTCTGATGTTTCCAACTCTACTGGAATGCAGATACTTCAAAAAATGATTTCGCTTGAGCGAAATGAGTCTGGTTTGTCTCTGGATGGAAGCATTGTCGGTGAAATTGAAGGTGAAAGTCCGGTTGACAAGCTTAAAAGACAAGTTGATCATGACAGGAAACTTATGAATGCTTTGTATAAAGAGCTGGAGGAAGAAAGAAATGCTTCTGCAATTGCTGCAAGTCAAGCTTTAGCCATGATCACTAGACTGCAGGAAGAAAAGGCAACATTACATATGGAAGCCTTGCAGCACTTAAGGATGATGGATGAACAATCAGAATATGAAATGGAAGCTTTGCAAAATGCTAACGACCTTCTTGCTGAGAAGGAGAAGGAGATAGAAGACTTGGAAGCGAAGGTTGAGTTTTATAGGAAGAATTTCCCTAATGAAACGTTGTTGGAGAACACAGTGGAGAAAAACTCTGAAATGAAGGTGAAAGATATTGGACTGGACCATTCACAATGTACTTTCGTTGAAAATAATGGAAGTGTCCCTGAAAAATCAGTTGCTGAAAATCCTAATATCTATGACAAAACTGACATTCTACTCACGTCCGCAGAGGAAAAGAATATTCAATCTGTAAAGAGTTCTCTAGTGGAGTTTCCAGATGAAAAGCTATATATTTCCCAACGTTTGAAGAAGTTGGAGAAGCAAGTATACTTTTTCCTGAATACTCACCATTCTCCGGATAATTTGCCAAATTCTGAAAATATTggaaaagaagttccagaaaattCTGAAAATTTAGACAATAATCTTTTAACAGAAGATTCTCTTCCATCGTTTAAATTAAATTCTGATGCCACGATTGATGACCAGTCATCAAAGAAGCCTCCGGTTTGCAAGCAAAATGGTGAAATTGAATCCTCCGGATGTAGTTCCCCTGTTCTTTGTGAAAATAGTGATTTAGCTTCTACTAGAAGTGTGGTTTCAGATTTTATTGAAAGGTTACAAGCTCTTGAGGCAGACCATAGTTTCCTTGAGCATACTATCAACTTATTGAGCGAAGGAGGTGAAGGACTTAAATTATTGCAGGAAATAGCTGATCGCCTGCAACAATTACGCATGATTGGGATAAGGGAAAGGGATCATCCTGTCGCTTGA